In the genome of Ictalurus furcatus strain D&B chromosome 13, Billie_1.0, whole genome shotgun sequence, one region contains:
- the si:dkey-21c1.1 gene encoding protein FAM104A: protein MHGLPMPSESRKRHHSCDAEEEQLLPQAKRFPGHPFFSELARDVWDSESSSSDSSCISSPEKLTGAGSQSVEQNGRCVLEDSCSPSTSGQFGESDDSYHHINRILREAHFNSLQTRGQPGAT from the exons ATGCACGGCTTACCCATGCCATCAGAAAGCAG GAAACGGCATCACAGCTGTGATGCTGAGGAAGAGCAGCTTCTGCCTCAAGCCAAGAGGTTTCCAGGTCATCCTTTCTTTTCTGAACTAGCCCGTGATGTTTGGGACTCTGAG TCTTCGAGTAGTGATAGCAGCTGCATTAGCAGTCCAGAAAAGCTGACAGGAGCCGGCTCCCAGTCTGTAGAGCAAAATGGAAGGTGTGTCCTAGAGGATTCCTGTAGCCCTAGCACCTCCGGTCAGTTTGGTGAATCTGACGACTCTTACCATCATATCAACCGCATCCTTAGAGAAGCCCACTTCAACAGCCTGCAAACTCGTGGCCAGCCAGGAGCAACCTGA
- the si:dkey-21c1.4 gene encoding uncharacterized protein si:dkey-21c1.4 yields the protein MCLCHVYIYQKENRNLMKLKMSLEACPFCGKPFKRLKSHLPHCKMSPGSKTAKIPKEISITTFKHTSNKDKTNKVNTDTKLNYPTFQADSKSQMKPKSKKVETVSVGKECLQNTSFTLRSIASEVQSPEGMNTETLKPKTKWHAKREQEMLKRAKLQTQTKIKFTSVSQQEQHNSETYKNPVKDIPLLEKEIASGQKKLMGTSLTSQLTTNSTALNLLQSVPWTTCYQDKQTMTKCNANTNVSVQIQNGPKLLTKEYILDSRIKEQGVSVFHTKTCVWDHIKHGLYKRRYDCVPVLFPIVSAHKVSFTKCVNNSESVLKPHTGNDQNVTMKMSPVQFPISQTSVQRPFEDVLTSRLQNMSVMAYSPDMATGYGGTFVFSSHSEISSNESLLMKCQTSKPSPQTQGLMTEQRLGDVRLNELVSWLGARTPKSPREAVTMFNKGWQWYYRKYLDVQKGGIGGIAILIGGYCVLSYIWSYPYIKKHRWRKYH from the exons atgtgtttatgtcatgtttatatttatcaaAAGGAAAATCGGAATTTAATGAAGCTCAAGATGAGCTTAG AGGCATGTCCGTTTTGTGGGAAGCCATTCAAAAGGCTCAAATCTCATCTTCCTCACTGCAAAATGTCCCCTGGGTCCAAGACTGCCAAAATCCCTAAAGAAATATCGATTACTACTTTTAAACACACAAGTAATAAGGATAAGACAAATAAAGTAAACACTGACACTAAACTAAATTACCCAACATTTCAGGCAGATTCAAAATCCCAGATGAAACCCAAATCCAAAAAAGTTGAAACAGTGAGTGTGGGTAAGGAATGCTTACAAAACACCTCCTTCACACTCAGAAGCATTGCATCCGAAGTCCAATCACCAGAAGGAATGAACACAGAAACTTTGAAGCCCAAAACCAAGTGGCATGcaaaaagagagcaagagatgtTGAAACGAGCTAAActgcaaacacagacaaaaatcaAATTCACTTCAGTTTCTCAGCAGGAACAGCATAATAGTGAAACGTACAAAAACCCAGTAAAAGACATACCTTTATTAGAAAAAGAAATAGCCAGTGGGCAAAAAAAGCTTATGGGAACCAGTTTGACCTCTCAACTAACCACCAACAGCACTGCCTTAAATCTTTTACAAAGTGTTCCATGGACCACATGCTACCAGGATAAGCAAACTATGACAAAGTGCAATGCAAATACTAATGTATCAGTGCAGATACAAAATGGCCCAAAGCTGTTGACCAAAGAATATATATTGGATTCAAGAATAAAAGAGCAAGGTGTGTCTGTATTTCATACTAAGACTTGTGTGTGGGACCACATTAAACATGGACTTTATAAAAGGAGATATGACTGTGTTCCAGTGTTATTTCCCATAGTTTCAGCACACAAAGTGTCTTTTACTAAGTGTGTAAACAATTCAGAGTCTGTACTCAAGCCTCATACAGGGAATGATCAAAATGTTACTATGAAGATGTCCCCTGTACAGTTTCCGATTTCCCAAACCTCAGTCCAAAGGCCATTTGAAGACGTACTAACCTCACGATTACAAAACATGTCCGTTATGGCATACTCACCTGATATGGCAACAGGTTACGGCGGAACATTCGTCTTCTCATCTCATTCAGAAATCTCCTCTAATGAGAGTTTATTGATGAAGTGCCAAACCTCCAAGCCTTCACCACAAACTCAAG GTTTAATGACAGAGCAGAGACTTGGAGATGTGAGACTTAATGAGCTGGTTTCTTGGCTTGGTGCACGAACACCAAAATCACCCAGAGAGGCTGTGACAATGTTTAACAAAG GTTGGCAGTGGTATTACAGAAAGTACCTTGATGTACAGAAAGGAGGAATTGGTGGGATTGCCATTTTGATTGGTGGCTACTGTGTCCTGAGTTACATTTGGAGTTACCCCTACATCA AGAAACACCGCTGGAGGAAGTACCACTAG